Proteins from a genomic interval of Syngnathus typhle isolate RoL2023-S1 ecotype Sweden linkage group LG15, RoL_Styp_1.0, whole genome shotgun sequence:
- the mpzl1l gene encoding myelin protein zero-like 1 like, with translation MEHKRHDMLPPRVLLTGFVVLILSGRTLAIDIYTDPEVVAENGTACVLRCTFKSNEVVSSDIAVTWNFQSSQPDTPYSKAPYAIFYFYNGKAAPSPKEFKDRVQFIGDINKRDVSIRFNPALFGDNGTYFCDVKNPPDFMGTPARTELRVVSRGALPRGNTAVIAGAVCGVLALLVLILVAVCVVMKLLHNRNDYEGCINLESARAPPPQPIKKVEPKPEGPTGTGLPPGQVQGPVIYVQLDHSGSKNSFHKMEPVVYADIRKN, from the exons GCCGGACGCTGGCCATTGACATCTACACGGATCCCGAGGTGGTAGCGGAGAACGGGACGGCGTGCGTGCTCCGCTGCACCTTCAAGTCCAACGAGGTGGTCAGCAGCGACATTGCCGTCACGTGGAACTTCCAGTCCAGCCAACCCGACACCCCCTACTCCAAGGCGCCCTACGCG ATCTTTTACTTTTACAATGGAAAGGCGGCCCCGTCGCCTAAGGAGTTCAAAGACCGAGTGCAGTTCATCGGCGACATCAACAAGAGGGACGTGTCCATCCGGTTTAACCCGGCGCTGTTTGGCGACAACGGCACCTACTTCTGCGACGTGAAGAATCCGCCCGACTTCATGGGCACGCCAGCTCGAACCGAGCTGCGCGTGGTCTCCCGGG gagctCTCCCTCGGGGCAACACGGCCGTCATCGCGGGAGCGGTGTGCGGCGTTCTGGCTCTGCTGGTGCTCATCTTAGTGGCCGTCTGCGTGGTCATGAAGCTGCTGCACAATCGCAACGATTACGAAGG CTGTATAAACTTGGAAAGCGCGCGTGCGCCGCCTCCACAGCCCATCAAGAAGGTAGAGCCCAAGCCGGAGGGCCCCACCGGTACCGGCCTCCCCCCAGGCCAAGTGCAG GGCCCGGTGATATACGTCCAGTTGGATCACTCGGGAAGCAAAAACTCCTTCCACAAGATGGAGCCTGTGGTCTACGCAGACATTCGCAAAAACTGA